Proteins from a single region of Deltaproteobacteria bacterium:
- a CDS encoding NYN domain-containing protein — translation MRLWIIDAGYLFNACRTVEQGYRLDYLKLRKKLEESGPIWRAYYLNSTPNPPTDAQDAFHTWLRSAPPRGPQLITKLHELKTIRANRAHCNECSTQVELTCPHGTQHDLANQQQKGVDVGIATLALIHRDRYQTLLLSSGDSDLLDAVEFLSENGKRIELAVFYDGVATELQSRADDVHWLNEFADEIHR, via the coding sequence ATGCGACTCTGGATAATTGACGCCGGATATCTGTTCAATGCCTGCCGAACAGTCGAACAAGGATACCGATTAGACTACCTGAAGCTCCGCAAAAAGCTGGAGGAGTCTGGGCCGATCTGGCGGGCCTACTATCTCAACTCCACGCCGAATCCGCCCACAGACGCTCAAGATGCGTTTCACACATGGCTTCGTTCGGCTCCACCCCGCGGGCCACAACTCATCACTAAGCTACATGAGTTGAAGACAATCCGAGCAAACCGTGCTCATTGCAATGAATGTAGTACTCAGGTCGAACTGACTTGCCCCCACGGAACGCAGCACGATCTGGCGAATCAGCAACAGAAGGGCGTGGATGTTGGTATTGCAACTCTAGCATTAATACACCGAGATCGCTACCAAACGCTATTGCTGTCCTCCGGTGATAGCGATCTGTTGGATGCGGTCGAATTCTTGTCGGAGAACGGCAAGCGGATCGAATTGGCGGTTTTCTACGACGGCGTCGCCACTGAGCTTCAGTCACGAGCCGACGATGTACATTGGCTCAACGAGTTTGCAGACGAGATACACCGATGA